Sequence from the Gemmatimonadota bacterium genome:
GAGTCCCATCCCCGCGTCGACCAGCGCGTCGATGAGTGCGTCCTTGCTCGGGAAGTAGCGGTACAGCGCCATCGCGGTGACGCCGAGCTGCTGCGCCACCGCCTGCATCGTCACGGCGCTGAGCCCGTCGGCGTCGGCGATCGCGATCGCCGCCTGCACCACGTCGTCGGCCGTGATCGACGGTTTCGGCCCTCGGCCCGGGACTGAGCGTGCCTCCCACAGCAACTCGCTGCGCCGCTGCAACTCCGGGTCGGGAGCGCTCGCGGCCTGCATCAACGCGTCGTGCGTCAGCTCCCGGCCGATGCCGGGTGCCGCGCCGCCGCTCTGCTTCCGGCGGCTCCCGCTCGCCGCTGCTTTCCGTGCCATAGCTCCCACCGCCATAGGGGTTGACAAACCCTAAACTGTTTATAACATATACAGCAATAGTATACGACGTATACTAATAACCGTCGGCCCGGAATGCGAGCACCGCTCGCCACCGCCCGGCACCACGCCCGACCCGAGGATCGCTCCATGACCGCCTTCGCCCTGACCCCCCGCACCCTGACCGCCGTCCTCCTGCTCACGGTGGCCGCCGCCCGCCCCGCCCGCGCCCAGGAAGAAGTCCCCCGCTGGCAGTTCCGGATCGCCAGCGGCTCGCTGCTGCCGACCGGTGCCCAGCGCGATGCCGTCAAGCGCGCGCCGATGATCGCGGCGCAGCTCTCCCGCGGCATCACGCCGGCCATCGCCGTGGTCAGCACCATCGGCTGGGCGCGGAGCCGCGACCTCGCGACCATCGATGCCGCCCGGCTCGACATCTTCAGCGCCGATCTCGGCCTCGAGGCCACCGCCTCGACCCGACAGATCAGCAAGACCTTCTCCTTCACGCCGATCATCGGCCTCGGTTCGGGCATGCGGTACTACCATCATCGGCACCTCGCGGCCGATGCGACCACCACGCTCGGCGGGTACGTCGCGGCCGGCGGCGAAGTCGGCATCGGCCGCGTCGGCGTGCGCCTGGAGGTGCGCGACTACCTCACCAACTTCACGCCGCTGATCGCTGGCGGACGCAGTGCGGTGCGCAACGACGTCATGCTGCTCGGCGCGCTGCGCCTGAAGCGGCGCTAGTCGATCGTGTCACCGATCGGCGGGGGCGGGGGAGGAAATCCTCTCCACGCCTCACGCCGCCGTGGTACCTTCAACCATGCCGCGCGCGCTCCCCACGACGCTACGTCTCATCACTTGCACCCTGGTCATCGCGATCGCACCGCTGACGACCTCGTGCGGCTCCGACGCGACCCGTGATACCGTCGTGCGCGACAGTGCCGGCGTCCGGATCGTCGAGAACGCCAGGCCCACGGCCGCGACGATCGCACTCGAGCCTCGTCCGCAGATCGACATCGGCCCTGCTGCCGGCGTGCAGGGCGAGTTCATCGGCACGCCGATTTCGGCAGTGCGACAGCGCGACGGCACGATCGCCGTCGCTGCGTGGATCACGACCGAGTTCCGGCTCTTCGACTCGACCGGGGCGTGGCGGCAAACTGTCGGGCGGAGTGGTGAAGGGCCGGGGGAGTTCGACGTCCTGGGCTTTCTCTTTCGCGGCCCCGGCGATTCGCTGATGACGTTCGAGCCTGCGCTCCGGCGCGTGCAGCGCTGGACGCCGGGCGGCCAGTTCGTGGCTCGGCACGAGCTTACCCCGCCACGGGGCCGGCCCGCAGGATGGCTCGCTGGTGTCTTCGCCGACGGTACCCTCCTGCTGACAACCAGCCGGCCCGATCCCACGCGAACGACCAACACCACGATGGGTGGCACGGTCCTGCTGCAGGGGGTCGCGCTCGAGGGCGCCCGCTGGGATTCGCTGCTCACCTATCGGGAAGCACGCACGCTCCGCCACATCCAGCATCCCGACTGGGGGTATGCCGAGCCGCTCTTCGAGCCGGTACCGAGTGTTGCCGTGCGGGGGTCCCGCATGGCGTTCGCCACCGGGGAGCGGTTCGAGATCGAGCTGCGCAACGCCAGAGGCGAGCTCACGATGTTGCTGCGTCGTGACGCGCCCGAGCGCGTCGTGAGTGCCGCCGAGCGGGAGCGCGCGATCGAGGCCTGGGTGGGTCAGCGACGCGACACGCTTCGCACCCTGATGCTGCCGCGACTGCGGAGTGTTGCCGATCGCCGCGCTCGGCCGGCGATCTCGTCGGTGCACCTCACCGAGGACGGCGGCGTCTGGGCAGTGTACGGCGATCCGACCCTCGGGGAGGCTGTCCGTGCGTCGGTCTTCGATGCCGCCGGGCAGTGGCTCGCGGACGTCGTCCTCCCGAGTGGCTTCGAGATCGCGCAAGTCGACGCGGACGGGGTGCTCGGCGTGACGGTCGACGGCGAGGGGTTTCGGCACATCCAGTTCTATCGAGTGACGAAGTAAGGTCCGGAAGCGCGTCGGAGGAGGGGCCGTCACGCGAAACGCGGATGAAGTCACCGGTGGCTTCATCCGCGCATTGATCCCGCATCTATACCTGCAGGCCTAGTGGCCGGGACTTCCGTGCGCGTCCTTCTTGGGACTCGCGGTATCGACGCCGCCCTCATGGGTCGAACGGTCCCGATGGTCACCCATTGGTGCCACTCCACTGGGTGACCGTGTCATCGCGGAACCTCGCGCCGGCGCGCCTTCGGATAGCATGTGGGACGTGGCCCGGCCCACGGGGGACACATGCTGCGCAGGTGATGCATTTCCCTCGGCACAGCCCGAGCGGCTGGGTTCGAGCAAAGCGGTGTCAGCCCGAGCGCAGCGAGGACCTGCGTGATCGCGAATGGACTTCAGCCTCCGTGGTCATGGGGTGAGGCGCTCAGGGGGCTGCCTCGTACCTCACCGCCCCACCTCACCCCGCGCGCCCCGTTCACCTTTCACCCTTCACGTCCCGATCCACTTCGAACGATTCTCCCGCCGAGAGTGTCCAACAGCTGAGTCACACCTCCTGGCCCCGCCAAGCGGGGCGTCTCGTCTGTCCGAGGTCCGTCGTGCCCCCACTGTCATCATGCCGCCGCGCGCGGTTGTTCTTGCTGCTGCTCGGCGCTGCCACTCCCTTGGCTGCGCAGACGCCCCCTCGCCTGCCGATCACGCGCGAGGTGCTGGTCCCGGCGGAGCGTGCGAATCTCACGGAGATCGGCACCACGCTGTTGCTCCGCAACGGCGATCTGATCATGACGCAGTATCGCGAAGGCGTAGTGCGGCGCTTCGATCGCTCCGGTGCACCCACCGTGATTGGACGGAAGGGGGAGGGGCCGAGCGAGTTCCAGATGCCGACCATCGCAGGGACGGTGGGTGATTCACTGTGGATCGGGGACGTCCGCCTGCGACGGACGACGTTCTTCCGACCCGATCGCACGCTGCTGCGCACCGTCCCGTATCCCGATGCGGCAAAGGCCTCAGGGAATGGCGTGCGGTGGCAGATGGTGATGCCGTTGGCATATCTGCGGAATGGCGTCCTGCTCGCCGACGGTTGGCACGATCCCGTGGCCGCGCGCCCGGCGTGGGCGACGCCGACCGAGTGGAGCGGTTCGGCCATCCTGCGCCTCGCGGCGAGCGGCGTGATGCAGCGCGTGGTGGCGTGGCTCCCCACGAGCAACTGTTCCGAGACGGTGCCGGTGAAGGGGGGCGAGGTGATCGTCCGGATTCCATTCTGCACTGGGACGCCACGGCATATCGATCCCGAGAGTGGACGCATCGCCCTGGCCCTCGCCAGCGCCGGCGGTACCCGGCTCGTGGTGCTCTCGGCGCTGGGCGACACGCTCTTCACCAAGCTGCTGCGGATTCCGCCGGTGGCGATCCCGAAGAGCCAGCGCGACAGCGCGAGTCGAGCGGAGGCGGAGCGAAATGGCGTCGGCGGGGCCGCGTTCGAGAAGGCGATGGCGCGGATCCCGACGGTGCATCCTGCGGTGGCGCGCATCCTCAACGGCCGCGACGGGTCGCTGTGGATCGAGGTGGCGTCGCCGGGCGTCGATCGGGTGTGGCAGCTTCTTGATGCGCGTGGCAACGTGCTCGGTGCCGTGACGCTGCCGGGTGCGGTGCAGCTTGCGGTCGCCGAGCGGGGGATGCTGTGGGGTGTCGAGAGCGATGAGGATGGACTGATGCAGGTGGTGGGGTTCCGCGTGGGTGCGGCTTCGCGGAGGTAAGGAGGGGGAAACGAAATCGGGGGCCCCTCCGTCGGACGCTGGAAGTGAATGTGGTGCCGCGTCCTTCCCACCCTCGCAGTACCTTCCGAGGGTCGCCCCACCCCAGGAGCCCGAGATGATCCGCCCCGTCGCGCTGGCGCTGGCCAGCCTCCTCGTCCTGCAGCCCGCCCCGCCGACCTGGCGCCTCGTGGAGGAGTGGCGGGTCGGCGGCGAGCCCTCCGGCCCCCATGCGCTGCATGATGTGCGCGACCTGGAACTGCTCCCCAACGGCAACATCGTGCTGCTCGAGTTCAAGGATCAGCAGATCCACTTCCTCGACGGTCGCGGGAAACCGGTGCGGACGGTCGGTCGCAGTGGCGGGGGTCCGGGCGAGTACCAGAATGCGAACGGCTTCGTGGTCTTCCCGAATGGCAACCTGCTCGTCAACGATCCCAATGCCCATCGCTTCACGCTGCTCAACAGCAAGGGCGATTTCCTCAAGGCCGTTCCGATGGGTCAAACGCGCAGCTTCGGGTGGCTGTGGGACGCCTGGGTCGACGCGCAGGGGCGGCTGGTCGAAATCGACTACGTGCGGCGAGGGGAGAAGTTCATGGCGGCGCGCGAGCGGTGGTCGGCCGACCTCACCAAGAGCGAGACGCTCTTGCCGGCTGAGTGCCCACCGGTCCCGGGGCCACCCGCGGAGGCGCGGTCGTATTCCTTCCGGAATGCAAATGGTGGGATGTCGATGTCGATCCCTTACGTCGGGCCCACCATGCCCGCCCTCTTCACGGTGGATGGCGCACAGTGGGGCGCGTCATGGCCTACCTTCTCGCCAATCAGGCGTCTTCCGGCCGGGACATGCACGCCGGACGTGACGATCCCGCTTGCCGGCGCGCCCGTCGCGATTCCGACCGTCGTCCGCGACTCGGCGGTGAAGCGGGTGGTGGAGGCGGCGAGCAAGTACAGCTCCACGCCGCCAGATCTCTCGCGGATCCCGCGCGTCTTTCCAGCGTTCGATGTGATGCGGCTCGACCAGCTCGGCCAGCTCTGGGTCTCGCGCTGGACGGATGCCACGCGCAAGCGTTTCGAGGTGTACGGCAAGGGCGGCGTGCCGGTGGCGACGCTCGATGCGCCGCCGTCGCTCGTGATGGTCCGGCCGACGATCATCACGGCCGATCGCTTCATCGCGATCGTGACCGACGAGGATGACGTCCCGTATCTCGTGTCGTATCGGATCGTGAAGTAGAGGCGACGCATCCGTCGCCCACCGTCCAGCCACCAGGATCCGTTCCATGTCCCAGCTCTCCCTCGTCGCCCTCGTGGTCCGCGACTACGACCCGGCGATCGACTTCTTCGTGAACGTCCTGCAGTTCGAGCTGGTCGAGGACACGCCCTCGCTGACGAACGACGGGCGGCCGAAGCGCTGGGTCGTGGTGCGTCCGGTCGGCGCTGAGACGGGGATCCTGCTCGCGCGGGCCGACGGGGCGCAGCAGGAAGCCGCCGTTGGCCAGCAGTTCGCGGGGCGGGTCGGCTTCTTCCTGCGGGTCGATGATTTCGACGCCACCTATGCGCGAATGGTCGCCGCCGGGGTGACGTTCGTGGGCGCGCCGAGGGAGGAGTCGTACGGGAAGGTGGTGGTGTTTCTGGACCTGGAGGGGAATCGATGGGACCTTCTGGGGTAGCTTCCTCGATGAGCTCTCCCCGCTTTCTCCGGCGTGCCTACCTGCGCCCAGACGCCGAGCTTCGGCCGGATCTCTTTCCGGGGACGTTGCCGTTTGTCCGGAGCCTCGATCTCCAGTTCGACGCGCCCGTGACCATCCTGATCGGCGAGAATGGCTCGGGGAAGTCGACGGTGGTCGAAGCGCTGGCGGAACTCTGCGGGCTCCCGGCCGGTGGCGGCGGTCGCAACGAGCTCGCCGACCTGCGGACGCCCCAGGGTCGCAGCGAGCTGGCGCCGTTCCTCCGCGCGTCCTTCGCGACCAAGCCGCGGCATGCCTACTTCTTTCGGGCGGAATTTCAGGCGCACTTTGCGACGCTGCTCGAGGAGCGGAAGGCGGACCCCGAGTTTCTGGGCGATCCCTTCGCGCGCTATGGCGGCCGCTCGCTGCACACGCGATCGCACGGCGAGGCCTTCTTGTCGGTGCTCTCATCGTGGATGACCCCGGGCCTGATCCTGATGGACGAACCCGAGGCGGCGCTCTCACCGCAGCGGCAGCTGGCGCTGCTGGTGCAGATGGCGAGACTGGCGCAGGGTGGGGCGACGCAGTTCGTGATCGCGACGCACTCGACCATCCTGATGACCTACCCCGGTGCCGCGCTGCTCTCCTTCGACGACGGGACAATCAGCCCCACGACGCTCGAGGAGACGTCGCACTTTCAGATCACCAAGGGGCTGCTGGAGCATCCCGAGCGCTACTGGCAGCACTTGTTGCGTGACGAGGAGCAGGGGTAGTGGTGGAGGACTACGCCCCCCGCCGCCACGGGCGCAGCACGGTGTAGACCGGGACCGACGTCGGCGACGCACGGTCGACGGCCAGGAGGCGGCGGTAGACGAGATGCGCGATCGCCGACTGCACCGTGCGCTTCGACAACCCCGTCGACTCGGCGATGTCCTGCAGCGCCATCGCGATCTGCGGGCGATGCGGGCTATGGGCCCAGCGCGTGAGGGTCAGGTAGACGAGAAAGGCCGACGGCTGTCGATCGTGGCTGACCAGGTCGGCCATCAACGTGTCGATGATGTACGGGTCGAGCGTGATCACCATGGGGTCGCTCCGGGGGCTATGGCAGTCCTTGCCATAGTAACGATTACGCGCCTTGCGCGCCAATTCCCCGCGGGCGATGGTTTCCGCCGTACGGCATCGCAACTTCGACCCTTTCGCCTCCGGAGCCTCGCATGATCAAGCAGGTGAAGTTCGTCAGCATTCCCGTCCACGACCAGGACCGCGCCCTCGCCTTCTATACCGAGAAGATGGGGTTCCGCATCGCCACCGACTCGCCGATGGGACCCGGGCAGCGATGGATCGAGTTGAGCATCCCGCGCGCACAGACCGGCGTGGTGCTGTTCACGGCACCCGGCCAGGAGGGGTGGATCGGCGGCTTCATGAACATCTCCTTCCAGTGCGACGATGTGGTCGCGACGTACCACGAGCTCAAGGCCGCCGGCGTCGAGTTCGTGAAGGAGCCCAAGGTCGAGCCGTGGGGCACGTCGGCGATCTTCAAGGACAGCGAAGGAAACCAGTTCGTGCTGTCGACGGGGTGAGGGCGGGGCCTACCCCGCACACCCCTTCACCGCCTGTGCGCGATACGCCACCCTGCGCGGATCCGCACGCTCCTCGGCGAGCCGCGCCGCCTCGGCGTAGCTCTGCCGGGCCGCCGCGGTCTCACCGGCCCGACAGAGCGCCTCCGCCAGCGCGCGATGAACGTTGAGCGCCGCCGGAAAGAGCGCCGCGTTGCGACGGAACGTCGCCAACGCCTCGGGTACGGCACCGCCTCGCAATTGGGCCAGGCCGATCTGGTTGATCACCCGCTCGGCATCGACCGGGTAGGCAGCCCGGTAGTCGAGCGCGATCCGCCACGCCAGCGCATATCGGCGCGCTTCGACCTCCATCCGCGCGACGCGGAGCAGCAGCTCCACCGGCGGGGCGATCCGGTAGCCGAACGACGCCGACATCCGGGCATACATCGCCTGCAACGCCTCGAACCCACCCGCCTTCGCAAGCCCGAGGGAATCCTCGAAGAAGGGAAAGCGCCACGCGGCGTACCTTGCCTCCAGTGCCTGGGCCACGGCAGGAAACCATGTCGAGCTATGGTCCCCACCGGGGAGGTCGATCAGCGTGGAACGAAGCCCTCTCGACTCCGCGCTCCGAAGCTCGGCCGCGAAGCGCTCGACGCCGCCCCGCAGGTTGGCGTTCTCCCCTTCACCCACGACGAGGGTGACCGTCGCACCGGCACGACCCGCCGATTCCATTCCCCGTGCGATGTCCTCCGCCAACCCCTCGTATCGCCACACCGGCGGACTGACCACGACATAGCTGCGGAAGAGTGCTGGCTGGTTGAGCAGGATGTGGACCGCGAGACTCCCGCCGAGGGAGTGTCCGACCAGAATGCGATCGGGCGCGGCGCGATAGTTCTTGGAGATCCACGGGAGGAGTTCTTCCGCCAGGAAGCGTTCGAAGGCGACCGCCCCGAGCCCGGGGGTGAGGTCCCGCTGACGATTGGTGTTCGGGATCGCAACGACGAGCATCTCGGGGACGCGATGGCGCGCCGATGCGAGGAACTGGACGATCCCGGAGGCCTGGATCAGGTTGTCAGGGGAGCCATCGAGGAGCACGAGGAGCGGATACGCCACCGTGGTCTCGTCGTAGCTCTCCGGGAGGGCGATCAGGACCTCGCGATCCTCGCCGAGGACGGCGGAGTGCATCGTGCGGGTGACACCAACCGTGATCGGACGGGGATCGCCTTGTGCGCTGACGCTTGCCGTGCCGAACACCAGCAGGAGTGCGAGTGAGGAGAGCATCGGGAAGCGAGTGGGTGGCATCGACGATCCTTCAGTGGCAAGTGAACGGTGCACGGTGCACGGTGAACGGGACTGTCGCAGGTAACAGTGAGGACGCCGGTCGGGCGGATTGGTTCAACGGCACCCCGGCATTGAACCATTTACGGGGTGGTGCGTCTCTCACGGGGGGATGCATCTCATCGGGCGGAGGGGCGGAGGGAATGAGCGGAGCGAGATCAGGGAACTGTCGTCGTCGTGCCACCGGCTGGCCGTGACGAGCATCGAGCGCGATCGCCTCGCGGAGCAGGTGATAGTGCTGCGCGCCCAGCTCGGCGCGCGCGATGCCTGGGCATGGCTGGTGGCGCATCATGACGCCCGTTTGCTCTTCTATCTCCGCCGCCTGCTCGGCTCGTCGCACGACGCCGAGGATGTGCGGCAGGACGTCTGGCTCACCGCGATCCGGAAGCTCCATACCCTGGAGGATGCCGGCGCCTTCCAGTCGTGGCTCTACCAGATCGCGCGCCGTCGTGCCTACTCGCTCCTCAGCCGGTCGCGGCGGGAGGTGATGGTGCCGGAAGACTCGTTCGAGGATGTGGCCGTGATCGCCGCCGACGCGGACGAGCTCACCTTCGCGCCGGAGACCGCGGCCGCCGTGCACGCCGCGCTCGATACCCTGTCACCAGCGCATCGCGAGGTGCTCACCCTCCGCTTCCTCAGCGGCCTGCGCTACGAGGCGATTGCCACCGTGTTGGAATGCGCCGTGGGGACGGTCCGTTCCAGGCTCCACTACGCCAAGCTGGCGCTGCGCGCCGCAGTCACCGAAGATCCCGCGACACTTGCGATGGAGAGCGACCATGAGTGATGAAGGCGCCGAGCATGATCGGTTCGTCGAGCGGCTGCTGCAGGAGGACGCGCGCCGTGCGGCGGGGACCAGCCGCGTCGAGGACGGGCTGAGCCTGTTGGAGCGGTTGCTCGACGAGGAGATGGCGCGCGAGCGCCGTGTCCGTCGGGCGGCGATCGCGGCGTGGGGATTTCTGGTGCTCCTGGCGCCACTCGGCGGAGTGACGATGTATCTGCAACGGATGGGGAGCGACCGGGGCCAGGAGATCGGGCGGGCCGGCTTTCAGGTGATCACGTGGCTCGCGGCGATCGCCGCTGCGCTGGGGATCCTGATGACGGTGGCGTGGCTCTTCCGTTCGCGGTCGGTGTCCCTCGGCGCCATCGAGCGACGGCTGGCCCGGCTGGAAGGGATGATCAACGGATCGGGGTGATCCCGCGTGGCCCGCGGGAAATGCGTCTGGCGATGCCGAGTGGTTGCGAACCCCCAGCGGCGCGGTGGTCAATGCCGACGTCACGAGCGGCCCCGCCATTCCGATTCCGGAGTCGGACATGATCGGGCCCAACCACCCGCCGTTGCAGGTCGAGCGGAGCTATCGCTTGAGGGTATTGATCCAGGCGCGCCATGCTGCTCCATCTGCGCCGAGATCGGTCCCATGGAGTTTAGTGAGGAGTTGTCTCGCGGGTGCCGATCGTGACTTCTCCGGGCTCTCCGCAAAATTCACCAGCATCTCACCGCCGTGCGCCAGAAACGCACTTGCCAGGGTCGGTCCGATGTCGGATCGAGGGGCGAGGATGTCGATCAGATCGTCGAGCACGAAGAGCGACGTACCGTCGAGGATGGCGTACACGGCCGGCGCCAGGGCTTTCCAGTCCGGTGTCATACGACTCCGTTCCGCGACCGTGCTGATCGCCTGGTTCGCCATCTCTTTCACCAGGCCATCGGATTCACGGATGGCATCCAGCAGCGCAGCCCAGGTGTCCTGTTCGTCGGGAAAGTGGGTCACAAGGATGGCAGCGACTGCGCGATCTCGGAAGTTCCGTGATGTGGCCAGGACGGTGAGTGCAGTGCGGTAGTCCTCTCTGCGACTCCGATTCTGAAAAAATGCCGCGATGGCGACTGCGGCAGTATCGGCCGGTGCGACGATTCTCCCGGCGAGAAACGCGGCGGCACCTGCTCGAAATGCCCTTGGGGATGCACCGATCACGGATGTCGCGGAACGCCACTCCGGACGTGGCGCAGTCGTGTCCAGTGGCATCGCACGGTACCGGACGCGCGCCGAGTCTTGCGGTTCACGGACGTCGACGAAGATGACATCGCGAGCGCGTGGCTCCATCCGCAGGGTGCTCGCCGCCGCGTCCGCGAAATGGAGCTTGTATCGCAACACCGCGGCGCACGCATGCGATTGGAGGGAATCGCCCGGTGAATAGCGATTCAGCGAATCCTGAATCATGGCGACGGTCCAACGCTTGAGTCCCGTGATGTAGATCGTTCGGCCATCGGTCAGTTTGAGGACTGCGGGCGGCTGTTGCGCCGGCGCCGTGCGCGCGGCCGATCCAAGGAGGGCGATCGCGTGGAACACGAGCGTCAGGGTACGCATGGGGTCTCTGTCTCGGCAGACTGGGTGCTGTGGTCGGGTGATGGCTTCAGTCTCCGTAGATGCTGGCCAGGACCGAATGGTTGCCGCGTTCGGGCACCCGCCCGGCGCCAGGCTCCCGTCCTCAACCGAGGTGGGCGAGGCGATGCCCCCACGACCGAACCGCAGGGCTCAACACCCGTCACGGGGGGTGGCGCGCCATGTCTCGGAAATTGATGGTAGCTTGGATGGGTGCGGCTCGCACCAACCCCGAACGGAGACATCAGCATGAAATACGTGGACGGCTTTCTGATCGTGGTCCCCGCCGACAAGCTCGACGACTATCGCGCGATGGCGGAGGAGGGTCGGGACGTCTGGATGAAGCATGGTGCCCTCGATTACAAGGAATGCGTCGGTGACGACCTCCACCCGCAGATGGGAGGGATGGAGACCTTGTCATTCCCCACCCTGACCGGACTCGCGGCGGATGAGCGGCTCATCTTCGCCTTCATCGTCTACAGCTCGCGGCAACATCGTGACGAGGTCAACGCCAAGGTCATGAGCGACCCCGCGATGAGCCCGGAGAAGATGCAGGACAAGCCGATGCCCTTCGACTTCAAGCGGTTCAGCTTCGGCGGGTTCGAGGTGCTGGTCGACATCTAGGCTGCCTGCAAGGAGTCATCCGTGATCATGCGCACCATCCGCGCCGTCCTCCTCCTCTCGTTGCTTGGAGCCGGCGCCCACGCGCAGTCCCCGGCACCACGCTGCCAAGCGGCGGTCAGTCCGGCCGAGGTGAAGCCGTCGACGCTCGACCCAACACGATTGATTGGCCGGTACACGCTCACGGTTGTCTCGACCTGGGCGCTGCGGCGCGACACGATTGCGACCGGCGCGATGACGCTCTGGCTCGATTCCACGCCACCGCCGGTCCGCCCGCCGAGCACTCGGCCGCTCATCCTTGGCGCCGAGTATCCGAGGCCAAGCCTGGTCGGCACGACGGCGGCCCCAGTCAAGTTGCTGCAGATCTGGACGAGCATCGACCCGATGTCACGGAAGCCCGGCGGACCGGCGATTCGACTCGTGGACTCCACGCTCTGGTTTGGCGCGTGCCCGGAGGGAAGCGAGTGCGAACCGTGGTTCCGGACCGGCTTCGTGATCACGGCATCGGACAGCCTGGGATTCCGCGGATGGTGGGAGCCGACCCGGCACTCGCTCGTCGAGCCGATCGGTGCAGGCTGGTTCGGGATGCCACGCGGTTACTTCTGTGCGGTGCGAGTGCCGTGACTGGGACGGACTCCGTACCCCCGCCCCCGTGCTACTTTCAGCCATCCCTTCGACGAGCGAGTCCGTGCCGTTTCCTGATTTCGATCGCGGCCTCCCTCCCGCGCGCACGCTCTCGGTGCGCGCCGCCGTCGATCGTGGCCACGCGGTCGTCACGCGCAGGGTGATACAGATCATGGGCGCGCTCTTCGCCGCCGGCATCGGCGTGGAAGTGTTCGCGGACCGACTCTATGACGGCACAATCATCGTGATCTTGGCGCCCTTTGCCGCCTGGGCGTGGTGGTCGTGGGCCACGCCGCGTTGGCGCGCGTGGGCGCATGCCCGAGGCGTGAACGCCGAGGAACTCCAGCGCCTGGCCGAAGCGGAGAAGCTGGTGTGGCCGGTGGGGCACTTCTTCCAGTACACCGAGTTTCGCCTTTGGCGGGAGTAGGCGCGCTGACAAGCTTGGATCCACCCCGCCATGCGGGGGCGGGGAAACGCCAATCCGACCCCGCCCGCTCTCCGGATGTAGCTTCAGAATATTCGCGCAATTGGCCTGACCGTCTTCCGACCTGGAGCAGACGATGATGCACATCACCCAAGGGTTCTACTACACCCTCCTTGCGGCGCCGGTGGTCACCTTCCTGATCGGGGCGGGGTGGATGCGCTGGCGCATCCAGTCGCAGCGCCTCCGCCCGATGGCGGACGTCACGCCGTTGCCGCTGCAGTCGCCGGGGCTCGAGACGCAGCTCCTCGACGCGCT
This genomic interval carries:
- a CDS encoding VOC family protein; translated protein: MSQLSLVALVVRDYDPAIDFFVNVLQFELVEDTPSLTNDGRPKRWVVVRPVGAETGILLARADGAQQEAAVGQQFAGRVGFFLRVDDFDATYARMVAAGVTFVGAPREESYGKVVVFLDLEGNRWDLLG
- a CDS encoding AAA family ATPase; its protein translation is MSSPRFLRRAYLRPDAELRPDLFPGTLPFVRSLDLQFDAPVTILIGENGSGKSTVVEALAELCGLPAGGGGRNELADLRTPQGRSELAPFLRASFATKPRHAYFFRAEFQAHFATLLEERKADPEFLGDPFARYGGRSLHTRSHGEAFLSVLSSWMTPGLILMDEPEAALSPQRQLALLVQMARLAQGGATQFVIATHSTILMTYPGAALLSFDDGTISPTTLEETSHFQITKGLLEHPERYWQHLLRDEEQG
- a CDS encoding helix-turn-helix domain-containing protein — protein: MVITLDPYIIDTLMADLVSHDRQPSAFLVYLTLTRWAHSPHRPQIAMALQDIAESTGLSKRTVQSAIAHLVYRRLLAVDRASPTSVPVYTVLRPWRRGA
- a CDS encoding VOC family protein, which encodes MIKQVKFVSIPVHDQDRALAFYTEKMGFRIATDSPMGPGQRWIELSIPRAQTGVVLFTAPGQEGWIGGFMNISFQCDDVVATYHELKAAGVEFVKEPKVEPWGTSAIFKDSEGNQFVLSTG
- a CDS encoding RNA polymerase sigma factor, with the protein product MHLIGRRGGGNERSEIRELSSSCHRLAVTSIERDRLAEQVIVLRAQLGARDAWAWLVAHHDARLLFYLRRLLGSSHDAEDVRQDVWLTAIRKLHTLEDAGAFQSWLYQIARRRAYSLLSRSRREVMVPEDSFEDVAVIAADADELTFAPETAAAVHAALDTLSPAHREVLTLRFLSGLRYEAIATVLECAVGTVRSRLHYAKLALRAAVTEDPATLAMESDHE
- a CDS encoding DUF1428 domain-containing protein: MKYVDGFLIVVPADKLDDYRAMAEEGRDVWMKHGALDYKECVGDDLHPQMGGMETLSFPTLTGLAADERLIFAFIVYSSRQHRDEVNAKVMSDPAMSPEKMQDKPMPFDFKRFSFGGFEVLVDI